The stretch of DNA GAGACAAGGAAGCCGAGCAGGGCGAGGTCTCGGTGCGCCTGCGCAGCGGCGTCGACCTCAAGTCGATGCCCCTGGCCCAGATCGCAGATCGCCTGCGCCAAGAGGTCACAACCCGCCAGGACATCCCCACGGCGTAGGAGGGGCACGGCGCAGGAGGCACGCCGGCTCTCCGCTGGCGCCCCCGCCGTTCGGAACCGAACTTCGCCGAACATCCGCATGTACGCTTGACGTACAGCGTCATGGGCACTACCATGATGGAGTGAGCGACAAATCCGAGCAGCCAGAGCGGCGCATGTATCGAGACCGACGAACGGAACGCTTCGCTCGGGGCAATAGGATCAAGGAGTTTGAGGCGTTCAAAGACCAGGCCGAAAGGCGCCTCGATCTGCTCGAGGCCGCGATCAGCAAGACCGATCTCATGCGTCTTCCCAGCAATCGTTTCGAAGCACTCTCAGGAAAGCGCGCAGGGCAGTTCAGCATTCGCATCAATCAGCAGTGGCGACTCTGTTTTGAATGGCCT from Pseudomonadota bacterium encodes:
- a CDS encoding type II toxin-antitoxin system RelE/ParE family toxin, which codes for MYRDRRTERFARGNRIKEFEAFKDQAERRLDLLEAAISKTDLMRLPSNRFEALSGKRAGQFSIRINQQWRLCFEWPDSEPRPFNIEITDYH